In Nonomuraea sp. NBC_00507, the following are encoded in one genomic region:
- a CDS encoding phosphotransferase family protein produces the protein MTEQMRTSTRDLEQLHDQLTAWLRGRVGRDASVSGLSRPTSNGMSSETLFFTATWDEQRTRCVARLAPAGEAVPVFPSYDVRAQFDVMRLAREIAGIPAPRVLWLEPDPGPLGTPFFVMECAEGEVPPDVMPYTFGGWLCDAAPEDQRRLQDASVGIVAALHQAPFTPRELSVIGTGGLRAHVEAQQAYYEWAHGKRRIPLLERAFGWLESHWPEDPGPDVLCWGDARIGNLMFQDFTPVAVLDWEMAAVGPRELDLSWMIFLHRFFQDLTVAADFPGMPGFMRRDDVCQKYRELTGYQPRDMDFYEMYAALRHGIIMARVWRRIHFGEQPDPADPDDLVLHRATIEQLLSR, from the coding sequence ATGACCGAGCAGATGCGTACGTCCACCCGCGACCTGGAACAACTGCATGATCAGCTGACCGCCTGGCTCCGCGGCAGGGTCGGCAGGGACGCCTCGGTGTCCGGACTGTCCAGACCGACGAGTAACGGCATGTCCAGCGAGACCCTGTTCTTCACCGCCACCTGGGATGAGCAGCGAACGCGCTGCGTAGCACGGCTCGCACCGGCGGGAGAAGCCGTTCCGGTCTTTCCTTCGTACGATGTGCGGGCGCAGTTCGACGTGATGCGCCTGGCCAGGGAAATAGCTGGAATTCCAGCGCCCAGGGTCCTCTGGCTCGAGCCGGATCCCGGTCCACTCGGCACGCCGTTCTTCGTCATGGAATGCGCTGAGGGCGAGGTGCCGCCGGACGTGATGCCGTACACGTTCGGCGGGTGGCTGTGCGACGCCGCTCCCGAGGACCAGCGCAGGTTGCAGGACGCCAGCGTCGGGATCGTGGCGGCGCTGCACCAGGCGCCGTTCACGCCACGGGAGCTGTCCGTGATCGGGACCGGCGGGCTGCGGGCGCACGTCGAGGCGCAGCAGGCGTACTACGAGTGGGCGCACGGCAAGCGGCGCATCCCCCTGCTGGAGCGGGCCTTCGGCTGGCTGGAGTCGCACTGGCCGGAGGATCCCGGGCCCGATGTGCTGTGCTGGGGCGACGCCAGGATCGGCAACCTGATGTTCCAGGACTTCACCCCGGTCGCGGTCCTCGACTGGGAGATGGCCGCCGTGGGGCCGCGCGAGCTGGATCTCTCCTGGATGATCTTCCTGCACCGGTTCTTCCAGGATCTCACCGTCGCCGCGGACTTCCCCGGCATGCCTGGATTCATGCGGCGTGACGACGTATGCCAGAAATATCGGGAGCTGACCGGCTACCAGCCCCGCGACATGGACTTCTACGAGATGTACGCCGCCCTCCGGCACGGGATCATCATGGCCCGGGTGTGGCGCAGGATCCATTTCGGCGAGCAGCCCGATCCGGCCGACCCCGACGACCTGGTCCTGCACCGGGCCACGATCGAGCAGCTGCTCAGTCGTTAG
- a CDS encoding NYN domain-containing protein, with protein sequence MSSAGEGLSRPLPEQVRLNVVDLAAQVLGTMPGASIPPPLRGIAKFDPRKRAKLGSAPIAAQLENDKKFRELVAESVAAGWPELVASLAEGQVPPAADPVLVAAAAYLIRPPGWEEMIELARTDLEQSAAAAEGSEREEVVSRLREQLAAQKSAAKEEADRLREQVKLARAENSDLRRKLHDARERAKAAVARAEEMERAAEDARSAAVVAGSAGESELRRLRERLADVEKQLEASRRAAREGRSIEDARIRVLLDALQDASAGLRRELALPTTISRPADSVAAVTGERPGVRAVPARALADDDPQLLDQLLAVPQVHLVIDGYNVTKTGYGTLTLADQRNRLMTGLGGLVAQTRVEVTVVFDGAELNAPVQVVAPRGVRVLFSAPGETADDLIRQLVRAEPPGRAMAVVSSDREVAESVRRMGARPVPSALLLRRLGRA encoded by the coding sequence ATGAGTTCAGCGGGTGAAGGCCTGTCTCGCCCGCTTCCCGAGCAGGTGCGGCTCAATGTCGTCGACCTGGCGGCTCAAGTCCTCGGGACGATGCCCGGTGCCTCCATTCCACCGCCGTTGCGCGGCATCGCCAAATTCGACCCGCGCAAGCGGGCCAAACTCGGCAGCGCGCCCATCGCCGCGCAGCTGGAGAACGACAAGAAGTTCCGCGAGCTGGTCGCCGAGTCGGTGGCCGCCGGGTGGCCCGAGCTGGTGGCCTCCCTGGCCGAGGGCCAGGTGCCGCCGGCCGCCGATCCCGTGCTCGTGGCCGCGGCGGCTTACCTCATCCGGCCGCCCGGCTGGGAGGAGATGATCGAGCTCGCCCGCACCGACCTGGAGCAGTCGGCCGCCGCGGCCGAGGGGTCGGAGCGCGAAGAGGTGGTCTCGCGGCTGCGTGAGCAGCTCGCCGCGCAGAAGAGCGCCGCCAAGGAGGAGGCCGATCGGCTGCGCGAGCAGGTCAAGCTCGCCCGCGCCGAGAATTCCGACCTGCGGCGCAAACTCCACGACGCCCGCGAGCGCGCCAAGGCCGCGGTCGCGCGGGCCGAGGAGATGGAGCGCGCGGCCGAGGACGCCAGGTCGGCCGCCGTGGTCGCGGGCAGCGCCGGCGAGTCCGAGCTGCGGCGGTTGCGTGAGCGGCTGGCCGACGTCGAGAAGCAGCTCGAGGCCTCGCGCCGGGCCGCCCGCGAGGGCAGGAGCATCGAGGACGCCCGCATCAGGGTGCTGCTCGACGCGCTGCAGGACGCCTCGGCCGGGCTGCGTCGGGAGCTCGCCCTGCCCACGACGATCAGCCGGCCCGCGGACTCGGTCGCCGCCGTCACGGGCGAGCGGCCCGGCGTGCGCGCGGTGCCCGCGCGCGCCCTCGCCGACGACGACCCGCAGCTGCTCGACCAGCTGCTGGCGGTGCCGCAGGTGCACCTGGTCATCGACGGATACAACGTCACGAAGACCGGCTACGGCACGCTCACGCTCGCCGACCAGCGCAACCGGCTGATGACCGGGCTCGGCGGGCTGGTCGCGCAGACCAGGGTCGAGGTGACCGTGGTGTTCGACGGCGCCGAGCTCAACGCCCCCGTCCAGGTGGTCGCGCCGCGCGGGGTGCGGGTGCTGTTCAGCGCGCCGGGGGAGACCGCGGACGACCTGATCCGCCAGCTCGTACGCGCGGAGCCGCCCGGCCGGGCCATGGCCGTGGTGTCGTCGGACCGCGAGGTGGCCGAGTCCGTCAGGCGGATGGGAGCCAGACCCGTTCCGTCTGCCTTGCTGCTGCGTCGGCTCGGCCGGGCCTAG
- a CDS encoding LysR family transcriptional regulator: MLDVWSLKVLVEVGRLGSFSAAAEELSMTQPAVSRQIATLERHTGVRLFERLPRGVRPTDAGRAALEQADEVLRGLRLFETRMRAFATAEAGRVRVSAFPSAATSYLPDRFRSFAARHPDVELSLTVRSGEHDPCAAVLDGETDIALLTSWDMGGPSGTAGMPGVALTPLHEDELLVALAVSHPLAKRSRVRLRDLAADPWIDGTHPDCLGPIAQLAAALGRAPRISHVCDDWNGRQGLVAAGVGVMLYPSIAGYSTARPDIRLLRPSPPLPSRTILAATLPPTDRPPAVSAFLSTLTSLPTDPVR; the protein is encoded by the coding sequence ATGCTTGATGTGTGGTCGCTGAAGGTGCTGGTGGAGGTGGGGAGGCTGGGATCGTTCTCGGCGGCGGCCGAGGAGCTGTCGATGACGCAGCCCGCCGTGTCGCGGCAGATCGCCACGCTGGAGCGGCACACCGGCGTACGGTTGTTCGAACGGCTGCCGCGTGGCGTCCGGCCGACGGACGCGGGGCGGGCGGCACTGGAGCAGGCGGATGAGGTGCTGCGGGGGTTGAGGCTGTTCGAAACGCGGATGCGGGCCTTCGCGACGGCGGAGGCGGGGCGGGTCCGGGTGTCGGCCTTCCCGAGCGCCGCGACCAGCTACCTTCCCGACCGGTTCCGTTCGTTCGCGGCCAGGCATCCGGACGTGGAGCTCTCCCTCACGGTCCGCTCCGGCGAGCACGACCCGTGCGCCGCCGTCCTGGACGGTGAGACCGACATCGCCCTCCTGACCTCCTGGGACATGGGCGGCCCTTCGGGAACCGCGGGCATGCCCGGGGTGGCGCTGACGCCGCTGCACGAGGACGAGCTGCTGGTCGCGCTGGCGGTCAGCCATCCGCTGGCGAAGCGAAGCCGGGTGCGGCTGCGGGATCTCGCGGCGGATCCGTGGATCGACGGCACCCATCCCGACTGCCTCGGTCCCATCGCCCAGCTCGCGGCGGCTCTGGGCCGGGCGCCACGGATCAGTCACGTGTGCGACGACTGGAACGGCAGGCAGGGGTTGGTCGCCGCCGGGGTGGGGGTGATGCTCTATCCGTCGATCGCGGGCTACTCGACCGCCCGCCCGGACATCCGGCTCCTGCGCCCCTCACCGCCCCTGCCGTCGCGCACCATCCTCGCCGCCACCCTGCCCCCGACCGACCGCCCTCCGGCCGTCTCCGCCTTCCTGAGCACGCTCACCTCCCTGCCCACCGACCCGGTGCGGTAG
- a CDS encoding C40 family peptidase gives MTVTAGGLILHAPTAQAATTSDSAGASTAKASTAASSAKSAKALRIARQQAKASKAVAVAKDQIGDPYRYGATGPGSFDCSGLTQYAWKKAGVKIPRVAASQFAGIRKKVSWKNLQPGDLMFFRGLGHVGIYVGNGKMLHSPRTGERVRIDKLSSWRKASFVGAVRPGL, from the coding sequence ATGACCGTGACGGCCGGAGGTCTGATCCTCCATGCCCCGACGGCGCAGGCGGCGACGACCAGCGATTCAGCCGGTGCCTCCACGGCCAAGGCCAGTACGGCGGCTAGCTCCGCGAAGTCGGCCAAGGCTCTCAGGATCGCCCGGCAGCAGGCGAAGGCCAGCAAGGCCGTCGCCGTGGCCAAGGACCAGATCGGTGACCCTTACCGGTACGGTGCCACGGGCCCTGGTTCGTTCGACTGCTCCGGCCTGACCCAGTACGCCTGGAAGAAGGCCGGCGTGAAGATCCCCCGCGTGGCGGCCAGCCAGTTCGCCGGCATCAGGAAGAAGGTCTCCTGGAAGAATCTCCAGCCAGGCGACCTGATGTTCTTCAGAGGGCTCGGTCACGTGGGCATCTACGTCGGCAACGGCAAGATGCTCCACTCCCCGCGGACAGGCGAGCGGGTGCGTATCGACAAGCTGAGCAGCTGGCGCAAGGCGTCTTTCGTCGGCGCTGTCCGTCCCGGCTTGTGA
- a CDS encoding methyltransferase domain-containing protein, translating to METETVDNHQYAWLSQVLPRQPQRILDVGCGRGVLASELMRRGHSVTAIDISPEAVGAARAAGVPAVQADVVTYPDSAADDPALVRHYDGESLFDAVVMSLSLHHVHPLQAALDRVRSLLRPGGLLVVDEFGWDWADLAAATWFYDAGSLLAAAGVADVTREPGGPGRDPLERWREAHGDHTPADAMLAALAERFQVTSMRREPYLSRYIGGKVTNGGTDVLNELWRIERDRMAAGTLPPTGFRMTARSV from the coding sequence ATGGAGACAGAAACGGTGGACAACCACCAGTACGCGTGGCTGAGTCAGGTGCTTCCCCGGCAGCCGCAGCGGATCCTCGACGTCGGCTGCGGGCGGGGCGTGCTGGCCTCCGAGTTGATGCGGCGCGGTCACTCGGTCACCGCTATCGACATCTCGCCGGAGGCGGTCGGAGCGGCGCGGGCGGCCGGGGTGCCGGCGGTGCAGGCCGATGTCGTGACCTATCCCGACTCCGCCGCCGACGACCCGGCGCTCGTCCGCCACTACGACGGTGAATCGTTGTTCGATGCGGTCGTCATGTCGCTCTCGCTGCACCACGTGCATCCGCTCCAGGCGGCGCTGGACCGCGTACGGTCACTGCTCCGGCCGGGCGGGCTGCTGGTGGTGGACGAGTTCGGGTGGGATTGGGCCGACCTGGCCGCAGCCACCTGGTTCTACGATGCCGGATCGTTGCTCGCCGCCGCGGGAGTGGCGGATGTCACGCGCGAGCCCGGCGGTCCCGGACGTGACCCGCTCGAGCGATGGCGCGAGGCGCATGGGGACCACACCCCCGCGGACGCCATGCTCGCCGCCCTTGCCGAACGGTTCCAGGTCACGAGCATGCGGCGAGAACCGTACTTGTCACGATATATCGGCGGAAAGGTGACGAACGGCGGCACCGACGTCCTCAACGAGCTATGGCGCATCGAACGGGACCGTATGGCCGCGGGAACGCTCCCGCCCACCGGCTTCAGGATGACGGCGCGAAGCGTGTGA
- a CDS encoding C40 family peptidase produces the protein MGIAFGLVLSPMGAAVADPKPTISQAKAKLEKLNDKADKVVDQYNTATERYKKAKSTYVKLNDGYKRKLETVADLRAQVINMAVDSYRLGGDVISLPGLIGAGNPEDFLSRLAVAGQMSQERAQKLAAFDRENRGLKAERDKAQEALEAADSERDGVEKERSEILKLIAEQKKLLKKLGAYNPGNPSSAGIKYTGSASGNAAAVLRFAYAQVGKPYVYGGTGPGGFDCSGLTQAAWQAGGVSLPRTTWQQWAWGADRKVSLDDLQPGDLIFSEGLGHVSIYAGNGEIVHAPQTGDVIKVVQLSDYGRTLAGAVRP, from the coding sequence GTGGGTATCGCGTTCGGGCTGGTGCTGTCCCCCATGGGAGCCGCCGTCGCTGATCCCAAGCCCACGATCAGCCAGGCGAAGGCCAAGCTCGAGAAGCTCAACGACAAGGCCGACAAGGTCGTCGACCAGTACAACACGGCGACGGAACGCTACAAGAAGGCCAAGAGCACCTACGTCAAGCTGAACGACGGCTACAAGCGCAAGCTGGAGACGGTCGCCGACCTGCGGGCCCAGGTGATCAACATGGCCGTGGACAGCTACCGGCTCGGTGGCGACGTCATCTCCCTTCCCGGGCTGATCGGCGCGGGCAATCCCGAGGACTTCCTGTCGCGGCTGGCGGTCGCGGGGCAGATGTCGCAAGAGCGGGCGCAGAAGCTCGCCGCTTTCGACCGGGAGAACCGCGGGCTGAAGGCCGAGCGTGACAAGGCGCAGGAGGCGCTGGAAGCGGCGGACAGCGAACGCGACGGGGTGGAGAAGGAACGCTCGGAGATCCTCAAGCTGATCGCCGAGCAGAAGAAGCTCCTGAAGAAGCTGGGCGCCTACAATCCCGGAAATCCCAGCAGCGCCGGCATCAAGTACACAGGGTCGGCGTCGGGGAACGCGGCGGCGGTGCTGCGGTTCGCGTACGCGCAGGTCGGCAAGCCGTATGTCTACGGGGGTACGGGGCCCGGCGGGTTCGACTGCTCGGGGCTGACGCAGGCGGCGTGGCAGGCCGGAGGGGTGTCGCTTCCCCGCACGACGTGGCAGCAGTGGGCGTGGGGGGCCGACCGCAAGGTGTCTCTGGACGACCTCCAGCCCGGTGACCTCATCTTCAGCGAAGGGCTGGGGCACGTCAGCATCTATGCCGGGAACGGGGAGATCGTGCACGCGCCACAGACCGGTGACGTCATCAAGGTCGTCCAGCTCTCCGACTACGGCCGCACCCTCGCCGGCGCCGTCCGCCCGTAA